The following coding sequences lie in one Thermomicrobium sp. 4228-Ro genomic window:
- the guaA gene encoding glutamine-hydrolyzing GMP synthase: MSAVERRRHDVSRPTDVPERAERIASLVTDAVVILDYGSQYAQLIARRVREANVYCELVPHDVTWEAIQHLEPKGIILSGGPASVYEPGAPQLPRWVLESGLPVLGICYGMQLLAHALGGKVAPASEREYGPAVVEVVTEHPVFSNLPHRFDVWMSHGDRIDELPPGFLPLARSANAPFAAMAKGSLIGLQFHPEVAHTPLGSMILRNFLYDVCGCRPTWTPESFVERAIREIRERVGRDRVLLALSGGVDSSVVAALIHRAIGDQLTPVFVDTGLLREGEAETIREVFGRHFRMPLVAVDARQRFLARLRGVVDPEEKRRRIGEEFVRVFEQVARERGPFRFLAQGTLYPDVIESAARHASKTAAKIKTHHNVGGLPEDLQFELLEPLRYLFKDEVRAIGRLLGLPEEIVQRQPFPGPGLAVRILGEVTEEALAIVRRADAIVREEIEAAGLGHALWQFFAVLLPVYSTGVMGDQRTYARVIAVRAVTSSDAMTADWARLPDDLLARLANRIVNEVPGVNRVVYDITSKPPATIEWE, translated from the coding sequence ATGAGCGCCGTTGAACGGAGGCGGCACGACGTGTCCCGACCGACCGATGTCCCGGAACGTGCCGAACGAATCGCTTCTCTCGTCACCGATGCGGTGGTCATTCTCGACTACGGCTCGCAGTATGCTCAGTTGATCGCCCGCCGTGTCCGCGAAGCCAACGTGTACTGCGAACTCGTACCGCACGATGTCACGTGGGAGGCGATTCAGCATCTCGAACCGAAGGGAATTATCCTCTCCGGTGGGCCCGCGAGCGTCTACGAGCCAGGTGCGCCACAGCTTCCACGCTGGGTGCTCGAGAGCGGACTCCCCGTACTAGGCATCTGCTATGGTATGCAGTTGCTCGCCCACGCGCTGGGTGGCAAGGTTGCCCCGGCGAGCGAACGAGAATATGGCCCTGCTGTCGTCGAGGTCGTCACGGAGCATCCGGTCTTCTCGAACCTCCCCCACCGTTTCGACGTCTGGATGAGTCACGGAGATCGCATCGACGAACTCCCGCCCGGCTTCCTGCCGTTAGCCCGGTCAGCGAACGCCCCGTTCGCTGCGATGGCGAAGGGAAGCCTTATCGGCCTGCAGTTCCATCCCGAGGTCGCTCATACGCCACTCGGGAGCATGATTCTGCGGAACTTCCTGTACGATGTCTGCGGTTGTCGACCGACCTGGACGCCGGAATCGTTCGTCGAGCGAGCCATACGCGAGATCCGCGAACGAGTCGGTCGCGATCGCGTGCTCTTGGCCCTGTCCGGTGGGGTCGACTCGAGCGTCGTCGCGGCCCTCATCCACCGGGCCATCGGCGACCAGCTCACTCCCGTCTTCGTCGATACTGGTCTCCTGCGGGAAGGGGAAGCCGAAACGATTCGCGAGGTCTTCGGACGGCACTTCCGCATGCCGCTAGTCGCGGTCGATGCCCGCCAGCGTTTCCTCGCACGTTTGCGTGGTGTCGTCGACCCGGAGGAGAAGCGTCGGCGAATCGGTGAAGAATTCGTGCGTGTCTTCGAGCAGGTCGCGCGCGAGCGAGGGCCATTCCGCTTCCTGGCACAGGGGACGCTCTATCCGGACGTCATCGAGAGCGCCGCGCGACATGCCTCGAAGACCGCCGCCAAGATCAAGACGCACCACAACGTCGGCGGACTACCGGAAGACCTCCAGTTCGAACTCCTCGAACCACTCCGATACCTATTCAAAGACGAGGTACGGGCAATCGGTCGCCTACTCGGCCTCCCCGAAGAAATCGTGCAACGCCAGCCCTTCCCAGGGCCCGGTCTCGCCGTACGGATACTCGGGGAAGTGACAGAGGAAGCGCTGGCGATCGTGCGCCGAGCCGATGCGATCGTGCGCGAGGAGATCGAAGCAGCCGGACTCGGGCATGCACTCTGGCAGTTCTTCGCTGTCCTCCTGCCGGTCTATTCGACCGGCGTGATGGGTGACCAACGGACGTATGCTCGCGTTATCGCTGTCAGGGCCGTCACGAGTTCCGATGCCATGACCGCGGACTGGGCGCGACTGCCGGACGACCTCCTTGCCCGGCTCGCCAACCGGATCGTGAACGAAGTACCTGGTGTGAATCGCGTCGTCTACGACATCACGTCCAAGCCGCCGGCCACCATCGAGTGGGAGTGA
- a CDS encoding response regulator gives MRKRANGRREQMRVLVVDDHPLFRVALRRLLHSEGYFLVVAEASSAHEAVQQTDIHRPDVALIDVRLPGINGLHVARLLKRQHPRLAVVLLSADQDEQWLLGALQVGAAAFLPKDAEPREILAVLEAVAAGEDRLAQQILEKPDLARRVLGELQRYVSGERTPEVVDAALTVRELQVLDCVAQGMSNKEIAEALFITEQTVKNHMTSILRKLGAQDRVDVILAAVRNGWVAITPARQMGLPA, from the coding sequence ATGCGGAAGAGGGCGAACGGGCGGCGGGAGCAAATGCGAGTGCTCGTCGTGGACGATCATCCGCTGTTCCGGGTAGCACTGCGGCGATTGTTGCACAGCGAAGGGTACTTCCTGGTCGTCGCCGAGGCATCTTCGGCTCATGAGGCCGTGCAGCAGACCGACATTCACCGGCCGGACGTCGCGCTGATCGATGTACGTTTGCCGGGGATCAACGGGCTCCACGTGGCACGGCTGCTGAAGCGGCAGCACCCGAGACTCGCTGTCGTGCTCCTGTCAGCTGACCAGGACGAGCAGTGGCTGCTCGGTGCCTTGCAGGTCGGTGCGGCAGCGTTCTTGCCTAAAGATGCCGAGCCTCGCGAGATTCTGGCGGTCTTAGAAGCAGTGGCAGCTGGTGAGGATCGGCTCGCGCAGCAGATCCTCGAAAAACCCGACCTCGCTCGACGCGTGCTCGGTGAGCTGCAACGCTACGTCAGTGGAGAGAGAACTCCGGAGGTGGTGGACGCAGCGTTGACGGTGCGCGAGTTGCAGGTGCTCGACTGCGTAGCCCAGGGGATGTCGAACAAGGAGATTGCGGAAGCGTTGTTCATCACCGAGCAGACGGTCAAGAACCACATGACATCCATACTCCGAAAACTCGGAGCGCAGGATCGGGTCGACGTGATCCTCGCGGCGGTCCGCAACGGCTGGGTCGCGATCACTCCCGCTCGGCAAATGGGGTTGCCTGCATAG
- the purD gene encoding phosphoribosylamine--glycine ligase has protein sequence MAPRGLTVLVVGSGGREHALAWALSRSPSVSRVLVAPGNGGTTTIAENLPIAATDIPALVATAREHRVDLTVVGPEEPLARGLVDAFQEEGLLAFGPTAAAARIEASKAWAKDVMRAAGVPTARATIVSDLDQARTALTAFSYPLVVKASGLAAGKGAVIANDRHEAERVLHWMLVERGLGSAADQVLIEEFLVGREASFLVVTDGETVVPLQPARDYKRLGDGDTGPNTGGMGAYAPVPDVSPELQQQILERIVVPTLEEMRRRGIVYRGVLYAGLMLTAEGPKVLEFNCRLGDPETQVILPLLGSDLAALLLVATRGTLHEIGTLHWYPGVAVTVVLASGGYPGTYRTGLPIAGLDDVPNDVLVFHAGTRRDDGQIVTAGGRVLNVTAVAPTFAAARKRVYTAIESIRFPGMTYRRDIALAEVAMQATPFAERE, from the coding sequence ATGGCACCACGCGGGCTCACTGTCCTGGTCGTCGGAAGCGGCGGGCGAGAACACGCGCTCGCCTGGGCACTGTCGCGTTCCCCATCCGTCTCGCGGGTTCTCGTGGCACCAGGCAATGGTGGTACGACGACGATTGCCGAAAATCTTCCCATCGCTGCAACAGACATCCCCGCACTCGTTGCGACTGCCCGTGAGCATCGCGTCGATCTCACGGTCGTGGGCCCGGAAGAACCACTCGCTCGGGGACTCGTCGATGCCTTTCAGGAGGAGGGGCTCCTCGCCTTCGGCCCCACTGCGGCGGCAGCCCGTATCGAAGCCAGCAAAGCCTGGGCGAAAGACGTGATGCGAGCAGCCGGTGTCCCGACGGCGCGCGCGACGATCGTGAGCGACCTCGATCAGGCGCGCACCGCTCTCACCGCTTTCTCCTATCCGCTCGTCGTCAAGGCATCCGGGCTCGCGGCCGGCAAGGGCGCGGTGATCGCCAACGACCGCCATGAAGCCGAACGAGTCCTGCACTGGATGCTCGTCGAACGCGGCCTGGGTTCGGCTGCCGATCAGGTACTGATCGAAGAATTCCTTGTCGGGCGGGAGGCTTCCTTTCTCGTCGTGACCGACGGCGAGACGGTCGTACCGCTCCAGCCGGCACGCGATTACAAGCGACTCGGTGATGGTGACACTGGCCCCAACACGGGTGGCATGGGAGCGTACGCACCGGTACCGGACGTGTCACCAGAACTCCAGCAGCAGATCCTCGAACGGATCGTCGTACCGACCCTGGAAGAAATGCGCCGCCGCGGCATCGTCTATCGCGGCGTCCTCTATGCTGGGCTCATGCTCACGGCCGAGGGGCCCAAAGTCCTCGAGTTCAACTGCCGGTTGGGTGATCCGGAAACACAAGTCATCCTGCCGCTCCTCGGAAGCGACCTGGCAGCGCTTCTCCTGGTAGCCACTCGTGGCACGCTCCACGAGATCGGTACGCTGCACTGGTACCCAGGCGTCGCGGTCACCGTCGTCCTGGCATCGGGCGGCTATCCGGGAACCTACCGCACCGGACTCCCGATCGCGGGTCTCGACGACGTGCCAAATGACGTGCTCGTTTTCCACGCAGGAACCAGGCGCGACGATGGGCAGATCGTCACCGCGGGGGGACGCGTCCTGAACGTCACTGCAGTCGCTCCGACCTTCGCTGCCGCACGCAAGCGGGTGTACACCGCGATCGAATCGATTCGCTTCCCCGGCATGACCTACCGCCGCGATATCGCCCTGGCCGAGGTCGCTATGCAGGCAACCCCATTTGCCGAGCGGGAGTGA
- the purN gene encoding phosphoribosylglycinamide formyltransferase has translation MPELRIAMLISGGGRTLANLLRVQEQGDLPGRIVLVVSNRERIPGNEIARQAGVPLVIVPSRGLSEETFAERVYAELDAYRINLVLLGGFLRRLPVRPDYRWRIMNIHPSLLPLFGGRGMYGERVHRAVLESGMKVSGCTVHFVTDELDRGPIILQACVPVEEDDTPETLAARVFAEECRIYPEAVRLFAAGRLVVEGQRVRILPVPAHGRVEEPS, from the coding sequence ATGCCTGAGCTACGGATCGCGATGCTCATTTCTGGAGGTGGGCGTACGCTCGCCAACCTGCTGCGGGTGCAGGAGCAGGGTGACTTACCAGGGCGGATCGTTCTCGTCGTGAGCAATCGGGAGCGTATTCCCGGCAATGAGATCGCACGCCAGGCTGGCGTCCCACTCGTGATCGTGCCGTCGCGTGGGTTGTCGGAGGAGACGTTTGCCGAGCGGGTCTATGCGGAGCTCGATGCTTATCGGATCAATCTGGTGTTGCTCGGAGGGTTTCTCCGGCGCTTGCCCGTGCGGCCCGATTACCGGTGGCGGATCATGAACATCCATCCATCGCTGTTGCCACTTTTCGGCGGTCGCGGTATGTACGGTGAGCGTGTGCACCGTGCCGTCCTGGAGAGCGGGATGAAAGTTTCCGGCTGCACGGTTCACTTTGTGACCGACGAGCTGGATCGGGGGCCGATTATTCTGCAGGCATGTGTCCCGGTCGAAGAAGACGATACACCCGAAACGCTCGCTGCGCGCGTCTTCGCCGAAGAATGTCGGATCTATCCAGAAGCAGTACGGCTCTTCGCTGCAGGCCGCCTCGTCGTCGAGGGGCAACGTGTCCGCATACTGCCTGTCCCTGCACATGGAAGGGTGGAGGAACCATCATGA